One part of the Musa acuminata AAA Group cultivar baxijiao chromosome BXJ1-5, Cavendish_Baxijiao_AAA, whole genome shotgun sequence genome encodes these proteins:
- the LOC135674240 gene encoding chaperone protein dnaJ 11, chloroplastic-like, with protein MSPSSLSSSQFLGLRIAPPPNTTAASLSPRSPSSLRSPRVSAAYAAAAECPRAAHAPVPAAVANPSSLYDVLGVSPVASGQEIKAAYRQLALACHPDVIATGRKGASAEKFMRVHAAYATLSDPGKRANYDRELAAAAMLVRHRWPAARTYARSTSFPRYGRRTWETDQCW; from the coding sequence ATGTCCccttcctccctctcctcttcccAATTTCTCGGACTCCGCATCGCCCCGCCTCCCAACACCACCGCCGCCTCCCTCTCCCCCCGGTCCCCCTCCTCCCTCCGCTCCCCTAGGGTATCCGCCGCCTACGCCGCCGCGGCCGAGTGCCCGCGCGCCGCCCACGCTCCTGTTCCCGCTGCCGTCGCCAACCCCTCCTCTCTCTACGACGTCCTTGGCGTCTCCCCCGTGGCCAGTGGCCAGGAGATCAAGGCCGCGTACCGGCAGCTGGCGCTCGCGTGCCACCCGGACGTCATCGCTACCGGACGCAAGGGCGCGTCCGCTGAAAAGTTCATGCGGGTCCATGCAGCCTACGCCACCCTGTCCGACCCCGGCAAGCGCGCCAACTACGACCGCGagctggcggcggcggcgatgctCGTGCGCCATCGCTGGCCAGCGGCGCGGACCTACGCCCGGTCCACGTCGTTTCCCCGATACGGCCGCCGGACCTGGGAGACCGACCAGTGCTGGTAG
- the LOC135584241 gene encoding thaumatin-like protein 1b — MMFGFMAPLSVLVLVFFSARGCLAASFTFVNNCQYTVWPGVLSNAGNAALSTTGFAVEAGQSRSIEAPAAWSGRFWGRTLCATDSTGKFSCGTGDCGSGKVECSGRGAAPPATLAEFTLGGGGNGTDYYDVSLVDGYNLAMLVAPQGGSGGGGCGSTGCVADLNGVCPSDLRVVLRSGTGASESVACKSACDAFGSAQYCCSGAYSNPNTCKPSSYSQFFKNACPKAYSYAFDDATSTFTCSSADYLITFCPGTASTSHKSTDDNPDATGGLPRNEGLPSNDGGAMVILGGYEFGQASPRAAREAALATVSLGALTSLHLLSWWLIC; from the exons ATGATGTTTGGATTCATGGCTCCTTTGTCTGTTCTTGTGTTGGTCTTCTTCTCTGCTCGAG GTTGCTTGGCGGCCTCGTTCACGTTCGTCAACAACTGCCAGTACACTGTGTGGCCTGGCGTGTTGTCGAACGCCGGCAACGCGGCGCTCTCGACGACGGGGTTCGCCGTCGAGGCAGGCCAGTCGAGGAGTATAGAAGCGCCGGCAGCGTGGTCGGGCCGCTTCTGGGGCCGCACCCTTTGCGCCACTGACTCCACCGGCAAGTTCAGCTGCGGGACCGGCGACTGCGGGTCGGGCAAGGTGGAGTGCTCCGGCCGCGGGGCGGCCCCTCCCGCCACGCTGGCGGAGTTCACCCTGGGAGGTGGAGGGAATGGGACGGACTACTACGACGTGAGCCTGGTGGACGGCTACAACTTGGCCATGCTGGTGGCGCCGCAGGGCGGGTCGGGGGGCGGCGGGTGCGGCTCCACGGGCTGCGTGGCGGACCTCAACGGGGTGTGCCCGTCGGACCTGCGGGTGGTGCTGCGGTCGGGAACAGGCGCGAGCGAGAGCGTGGCGTGCAAGAGCGCGTGCGACGCCTTCGGGTCGGCGCAGTACTGCTGCAGCGGCGCGTACAGTAACCCCAACACCTGCAAGCCGTCGTCCTACTCCCAGTTCTTCAAGAACGCCTGCCCCAAGGCCTACAGCTACGCCTTCGACGACGCCACCTCCACCTTCACCTGCTCCTCCGCCGACTACCTCATCACCTTCTGCCCCGGCACGGCCTCCACCAG CCACAAGTCCACTGACGACAATCCTGATGCGACCGGCGGCTTGCCGAGGAACGAGGGGCTGCCATCCAACGACGGCGGAGCCATGGTGATTCTAGGCGGATACGAGTTCGGCCAAGCCTCACCGAGGGCGGCACGCGAGGCCGCGCTTGCCACCGTTTCGCTCGGAGCTCTTACCTCCCTACATCTCTTGTCATGGTGGCTGATTTGCTGA
- the LOC135674241 gene encoding trans-cinnamate:CoA ligase, peroxisomal-like, with amino-acid sequence MDRLQKCPANYVALSPVTFLERAAGVYADRTSVVYQRTRFTWKQTYERCRRLASSLRLLNISKNDVVSVLAPNVPAMYEMHFAVPMAGAVLNTINTRLDCKNLATILKHSEAKVFFVDYQYVPLAVDALKLLMADPDTPQMPLVVVIDDVDTPTGTRLGELEYEQLVASGNPTEELPQLEDEWDPIALNYTSGTTSAPKGVVYSHRGAYLSTISLLLQWGVGSEPVYLWSLPMFHCNGWTFTWGVAARGGVNVCIRNTSAGEMYQAIADHRVTHMCCAPIVFTILLEAGLSERRPIASPVQVLTGGAPPPAPLLEKIERMGFKVTHAYGLTEATGPALVCEWRSEWDQRPSEDRARLKARQGISVLTLADVDVKNAKTMASVPRDGRSVGEIVLRGSSIMKGYFKNTKDTAEALRDGWFFTGDVAVVHPDGYLEIKDRSKDVIISGGENISSVEVETVLYKHPMVVEAAVVAMPHPRWGETPCAFVTLKKKCGGGDNTATEEAIITYCRANMSRFMVPKKVVFVEELPKTSTGKIQKFQLREMAKRFKVAERQPHGSSKTHLPNHGTRQVEPQQEHVLAMSRL; translated from the exons ATGGATCGCCTGCAGAAGTGCCCGGCTAACTATGTCGCCCTCAGCCCCGTTACCTTCCTAGAAAGGGCAGCTGGCGTCTACGCCGACCGCACCTCGGTCGTCTACCAGCGCACACGCTTCACGTGGAAGCAGACCTACGAGCGTTGCCGCCGTCTCGCCTCCTCCCTCCGGTTGCTGAACATCTCCAAGAATGATGTG GTCTCGGTTTTGGCACCTAACGTTCCGGCCATGTATGAGATGCACTTCGCCGTGCCCATGGCTGGCGCCGTGCTCAACACCATAAACACTCGTCTCGACTGCAAGAACCTCGCCACCATCCTTAAGCACTCCGAGGCCAAGGTCTTCTTCGTCGACTACCAGTACGTCCCCCTTGCCGTAGACGCCCTCAAGCTTCTTATGGCCGACCCCGACACTCCCCAGATGCCGCTGGTCGTCGTCATCGACGACGTCGACACACCGACCGGCACTCGGCTCGGAGAGCTGGAGTACGAGCAGCTCGTCGCTAGCGGGAACCCGACTGAGGAACTCCCCCAGCTCGAGGACGAGTGGGATCCTATCGCCCTTAACTACACCTCCGGCACCACGTCCGCCCCCAAGGGGGTGGTCTACAGCCACCGCGGCGCGTACCTAAGCACCATCAGCCTCCTTCTCCAGTGGGGGGTCGGAAGTGAGCCTGTCTACCTCTGGTCACTCCCCATGTTCCATTGCAACGGGTGGACGTTCACGTGGGGCGTCGCCGCCCGCGGAGGCGTCAACGTGTGCATCCGCAACACGTCGGCCGGCGAGATGTATCAAGCCATCGCCGACCACCGTGTCACCCACATGTGCTGTGCTCCCATCGTCTTCACCATCCTCCTTGAGGCCGGTCTGTCCGAGCGTCGTCCCATCGCCTCCCCCGTTCAGGTGCTCACCGGCGGAGCCCCACCCCCGGCGCCGCTGCTCGAGAAGATCGAGCGCATGGGGTTCAAGGTGACGCACGCTTACGGGCTGACAGAAGCGACCGGGCCGGCGCTCGTCTGCGAGTGGCGGTCGGAGTGGGACCAGAGACCGTCCGAGGACCGGGCGCGGCTCAAGGCGCGGCAAGGGATCAGCGTGCTCACACTCGCGGACGTCGACGTCAAGAACGCCAAGACGATGGCGAGCGTCCCTCGCGACGGCCGGTCCGTCGGGGAGATCGTCCTCCGCGGCAGCAGCATCATGAAGGGCTACTTCAAGAACACCAAAGACACGGCCGAGGCGTTGAGGGACGGGTGGTTCTTCACCGGAGACGTCGCGGTGGTGCACCCGGACGGGTATCTAGAGATCAAGGACCGGTCCAAGGACGTGATCATCTCAGGAGGCGAGAACATCAGCAGCGTGGAGGTGGAGACTGTGCTGTACAAGCACCCCATGGTGgtggaggcagcggtggtggcgatgCCTCACCCGCGCTGGGGCGAGACCCCGTGCGCCTTCGTGACGCTGAAGAAGAAATGCGGCGGTGGAGATAACACCGCAACGGAGGAAGCCATCATAACATACTGCAGGGCGAACATGTCACGCTTCATGGTGCCAAAGAAGGTGGTGTTCGTGGAGGAGCTGCCCAAGACTTCCACCGGAAAGATCCAAAAGTTTCAGCTAAGGGAGATGGCTAAGCGCTTCAAGGTGGCGGAGAGGCAGCCGCATGGGAGCAGCAAAACCCATCTTCCCAACCACGGTACGCGCCAGGTTGAGCCGCAGCAGGAGCATGTCTTGGCCATGTCGCGCCTCTGA